A segment of the Arachis hypogaea cultivar Tifrunner chromosome 5, arahy.Tifrunner.gnm2.J5K5, whole genome shotgun sequence genome:
TTGTCTCTCACGAATATTTTGTTAATGTCCTTGAGTTGCACATTATCCAATTTTACTTTGGATCAATAGAAGGAATTGAAGTGTTGAACTGAAAAATGATGGATGAATGAACCGTTCATGAGAGCGTAGGCCGAAGATTTGGGGTTTTTGGTTTCATATTGTTGGAAGTTTTGGACTTTGTAGTTGGGGCCCATGAAAACCACCCAAACAAGAAGAGCCAGATGAAGTTGGACCCATTGTGTTGGGCAAAAAATAGTGACAGCAGACAGATATGAAATATGATTGATGATATGAGAGGGCAGATTGAATTGTATTCAGAGTTTGTTGGTTTTCATTACAAGGAAACCTAAAATTTGATACCATGTGTGTTTGAGAAATTCATACTTTACAATTGATTTGACATACCATATAAAATCACTACATTATTATTAGAGTTTGGTTAATATgtgtcttaattttttttaatttttaatttacttttaaattattaaatatagaaaattataaaaattaatatttttagtatCATCACAACTGTGGGAACATTTTGACAAAGAGAAAGTTTAGGGACTAGCACTTTTGTTAAAATCTAGTCAGCACTtaacaatcaaaagaaaaatgattAATCTTACACCATTAGATGTcatctcacatcattaaaaatattgataataacTAATTGAGGGCTAAACATCACAAATTCTGTTGACCCCTAGCACTCCTCATTAACAAATTCCGAATtattattctaataaaaatattatggtgTATGGGAGCTAGAGTGGAAACAAAATTGTACTAAAAGGTGACAATATTGATGCAGACTGAACGTGCGAACCTAGCTTGTAAGGATATCAATGTTGGAAGGTTATATAACCTGAGGGTCTTATATATTTATTAGGGTTTATTAaggttagtaaaaaaaaaaaaagctttaataacatataattctaaagtttgattattttattttctgtctataaATCAAACAACTTTTTAATTGTTTCTGGGGGAAAAGATAAAAATTCTTTCAAACACTAACCATGCTGTATTTCCATCCTTTTATaaggtaaaaattaaaatattatcttgAGGGGCTGTCTAATAATAATAGTCTAACCTAATAAGAATTCCATATATAGCCAGATTCATTTCATTTCATGCCACAGATGGCTTCAGCTGTGTTACACATGATCATGTATAATCACTTGCAATAATgtttaatttacataaataattttatatataaaaagaatactAACATAACAATAGTTGTGtgtgttttatttaatttcattctttaatttccaaatatttcaaaaataaaaactcgtttaaataaaaaaaattgaccaGTTTTTTACAATGTTGTGCATTAAATTTAGCCATCATTTAACACCTCACAGACCATTATTTTTGCTTCTCTATCTTCATTTACACCAAACCATGGCAtcatcatatacatatacatattattattattattattattattattattattattattattattattattattattattattattattactgttaTACTGTATCATCTTAATTGTTACTTACATGCATGGATGACCATTCAAAATTCTGATGCTAGCAAGTGATCCACATGCTGCCAATTGCAGTACCATATTATTAGTAGTATTCATTACAGGATGGGTCCACAAATCTTGTGTGATCAATTAGTGTGATGAATGCATGGCGTATAATAAGATCCTTCTCTTGGACCGCTCCTTGCACCTATAAATCATGAATCATCAACTTAGCAcagtatttataaataaataaatggaaaGAGTAAATACTCACATGAAATCTCTCTATCGTAGCCATGCACTTGCTAGATTTAATTTAACGGTGAATATCAATAAATCAAAGGGCCATCCGTCAAATAATTAAGTTCGTTTATTTAAACTAGATCCATTTGTGTTGATCTTAAATATATGGAATAGCAATTAccttaaatatatatgttatataataTAAGGTTTTGTCTATTATCATTTTATTGAGGTAGTATATACCATATACCATATATACAATAATTAAGGTGTGTAGAGTGTAGACACATATGTATCCATACATATTTTTCCATTAGCATGGGCATGTGAGCAATTTTACACCAGGAACTAGGGCATGGTCATTTATATCTGACTTCAAATGGCCACAATATTTAAGTGGCCTGACTAAATGGACCAACATTTATTAATTGCTTCTCTGAATGGAATGGGGTTATCAGCCATGGAAAAaatgttttattaaattttttattgagactTGTTAAATCAACATTTATATATATGATGATGTTAATACAattcaacaaaataaaagaatgGTGATGTTAACAATCAAATTAATTAGGCGTTAAATATTACgttgtaaaaaatatttatttattattgtttgtACATATTAGTCCCAAATAGAATGCCTCTATTATTAATCACAAATACATGATGCTTCACTCATCAAATTGACATTGTCAAACCGAAGTAGGTGAATTCTTCGTTAGGAGTCTGGAGAGTGGTTGAAATTTTGGTAAGTAGTTTGTAGAAAACTTACTTGTGATTGTGATTTCTAGCCCGTTACTCAAAGTTTAATAACCTGTAGATAAGGGGAAAGAGACAACGTTTCTCACtggtcaaactttatcaaattccACAAAGCTCAATGTTTTGGAATTCATTGACCGCGCATTTTATGGCGTGCATCCCACCATTGCCATCACTTCCATGAACTTAGCTTGTTCTCATTGGATTTATGGAACCTAATCTTCTTCAACTACTTACATGCTCTCATTTTGGTTTTTATAATAATGTTCTAAATAAAACCTAAGTATACAACCTTCGTACATTATACTTCTACAATATCAATTTATGTTCATTTTTGTATAATTCTATCGTTATCCTTACGATTTTATTTATTCATGTTACATATTACTATATGTTAGTAGTCAACATTCCAATATTTCAAATTCAACAAAACTAATAAGCATTTATGTTTCCTTTGTCGTCTGCGTTAACATTTTGTAATCACACGAGCAAGCGATGTAACACTAATATAGAGCGGGTGTTTTGTGGTCATGCAAGTGAAACAAAAAAGTTAGTAAAGTCCAAAATCTCACCTCAATTTCTCAAAATATTATTATGGTTTTGATGGGTCAAACAAAGAAAGGTGTCCTTTTCATATTGAATATATAATAcaataaatattgatattataGTCCCCTCCTCACCTCTGACACGTCTTCCAGCTAAGTAAACTTTGACCAAAGACCATATCATCAAAACCACTACCATTAGGCACTAGTCACCTTCTTCATAATATAATTAATGATTGATATCTTATTCTTAATTGAattttcttctccttttaaaCGTAACACTGCTCGTTATCTCTAGTGTGTGCGTGCGGGTTTTGGTGTTTGTGTGtgtgaagaaaaacaagaacaagaacaatagagataaagaagaacgaagagaagaaaaaggaagcaaTGGCAAAGGTAAGAGATAAGCTATACGTCACTGTTCCGAGTTTATTCCGATGCCCAATTTCGATGGATGTGATGAGGTCTCCCGTAAGCCTATGCACCGGCGTCACATACGATCGGTCCAGCATCCAGCGCTGGCTCGAATCTGGTCATGACACGTGTCCTGCCACCATGCAGGTCCTCCCTTCCAAGGACTTCATCCCAAACCTTACACTCCACCGCCTCATCCGCCTATGGCTCCTCTCCGCTGCCGGAGAACCTTCATCGCCATTGGAGACACGGATCTCCGCCGCAAGCGACCGCCTCCGCGCTCTCCTCGCCGGAATTCAAACCGACGCCGAGGATTTTGCCGCTTCGCTCTCTGAGCTCGCCGAATTTTCAAGATTCTCCGCCGAAAACCGCCGTGTCCTGGTGAGCTTCCCAGGATTCGATTCCGCCATCACTCGCGCCCTCGCCGGAAGCAGGTCGCGGATTGAAGCTTTGGAAAACGTGATCGCGGTTCTGGATTTGGTTCTCAGGGAGAACGGGAGCTCCGATTCCGGTGGCGTAGAGAGGATCCGACGGTCTATACTCGATTGTCGCGAAGATTGCTTAGCAGCGATCGCTTTTGCTCTTGAGAATGGATCTGCGAAATCGAAGGTCGCATCGGTTAGAGTTTTGGAATTTCTCGCAGGCGATTTTCAATCCAAGCGGTGGATCGCAGAAACGCGAGGCTTATTGTCACAGCTCGTAAAGCTTCTGTACGACGGAACTGAGGAGCTAAACGGCGCCGTTTTGTCGCTTTTGGCTTCGGTTTCGGTGACTCAGTCTGCGAAAGCCGAGCTTGTTCGTTCCGAAATCGTCAAGGCCTTGTCGAAGACGCTGCAGAGCGGCGCCTCCAGCAGTTCCATGGCGGAGAAGTGCCTGAAAATGCTGGCGGTGGTGGCGACGTGCGCTGATGGTAGGGCAGCGATGGGCGGAGATCTTTCATGCGCTGCGGCAGTTGTGGAGAGACTGGCAAAGGCGGGAAAGGCGGCGACGGAGGACGCGGTGGCGGTGCTGTGGAGCCTGTGCTGCCTTTGCGGTAACGAAAAGGTGAGGGATGAGGTGGCGAAGCGAAACGGCGTCGCAGTGGTGCTTTTGGTTATGCAGAGAGGATGTGAGGGTCACGTGAGGAGCATGTGCGTGGATTTGATTAAGGTTCTGAGGAAAATCGAGTTGCCATTAGCACTAAGATTGAGTTATGACACTAAAACTACTCATATTAAACCATGCTAAATGCTCTAATTACTGTTGTAATTAACGTGAATCCTAATTTAACCATCTTTTTGCATGAAAATCACAATATTTGATGTTGTCtttgatgtatttttttttttggaatctttaaaaacaaaataaaaaacaaaaaaatgtacATTTGTAGAAAAAACAATGTTGGAATCATATAATtcattttatatcaataatttgTTTCTTCAATTATCCAAGAGATAGGTTCATGCTCACAGTgaagttaattttaaagattttgctaCTGACATTCTAAATTTTGTATGCAGAGAGAAAAGCCTAAATGTATTTGGTAGTATATACACTaaaaattcacatataattatttttatatataaaatttataattaaaaattattaaattataatctaatcaaatttattaaattatttaactatttttaattattaattttacataaaaataattatatataaatctcGGTCTATAGCAAATTGTGGTGTTAAAAATAATTGTCTTGCTGCTATGGTCTTTCAAGTTTTGCTTGGATTTAGAGTACAAAGTGAAAAATTCTTCGGCTTCATGCTCACTTGCCAAAGTATCGAAATTAATTCCGAAAAATACCAAGCAATTCTGAACATGAGAAGTCCAAAGATAGTAAAAAAAAGTTCAATAACAAACTGATCGGCTAGTAGCACTAGTAAGATTTTTACCTCGTTTAGCACATCGATTACAACACTTCTTCAAGACactaagaaaacaagaaagatttGAGTGGACCGAGGAATGCGATAAAGCATTCACTGAGCTTAAGACAATACTATGGAAACCACCTATACTCCAAACACCAGAGACCGGTAAACCATTATATCTATACTTATTTGTTACCAACCATGTTATCAGTTCTGTCTTGGTAACAGAAATAGAAAAACAACAACACCCAGTATATTTTGTCAGCAAATCCCTCCAACATGCCGAAGTCAGATATCCAAAACTAGAAAATCATGCCCTGGCCTTAGTGACAACGGCAAGATGTTTGCGACACTACTTCCAAAGTCATACCATCTTTGTCAAAACAGAACAACCCCTTCGGCAAATCCTGACTAAGCCCGAACTGGCTGGAAGACAGATTAAATGGTCAATTGAACTATCTGAGTACGATATTCAGTACCAAAGCTGAGGAGCAATAAAATCTCAAGTGCTGGCCGATTTCATCGCAGAACTCACCTCAGAAAAATCTAATCCCATAGAGAAGGCATGGACATTATACGTCGACGGAGTTTCAAACAACAAGGGCTCAGGAGCAGAAATTCTGCTTGGGGACGAACATGACACAGCTTTGGAACAGTCTCTACAATTAACTTTCCACACGAGCAACAATCAAGTAGAGTATGAAGCACTCATAGCAGGACTGAAGCTAGCCCATGCAATAGGCGTAACACAACTGCGCGTCAAATGTGACTCCTTACTTGTGGTTCAACAGGTAACAGGTAATTTTCAGGTAAAAGATCCACTATTAGAAAGGTATAATGCTATTGTTAATAATCTTGTCAACGGCTtccacaaatttaaaattttccatatacctcgggaacaaaatgaTAGAGTAGATATCCTCTAAAAATTAGCAATAACCAGAAGTCAAACTAAAACACCTATATTATCTCAACTAACGCTTAATGAACCTAGTGTTTTGCTAACAACAATTTCGAGTATTCATAGGAAGAAGATTGGCGACGACCTTTCATATGCTACCTACAAACAGGTCACATACCTGATAACgtccaaaacaaaagaaaattcaaaagaagaGCCAGCTTTTACACATTACTCGGCGCCGAACTATACAAGTGAGGCTTTACAAGACCTCTTCTAAAATGCCTAAACACGGCAGAAGCTAAATTAGCAATGGACGAAGTCCACGAAGGTGTTTGTGCAACACGCATAGGAGGACAAAGCTTAGCTTCCAAAATACTCTAAGCAGGTTACTACTGGCCAATGTTGCAACAAGACTGTATGTATAAGGTCAAACATTGTGACCACTGCTAATGTGACGCACCAGTCATTCACAATCCAGCCGAGCAGTTACACTCGTCCGAGGTAAGCTGGCCATTCAATAAATGGGGGATGGACATCCTCGGACCTTTCTCACCCACACCAGGCCAGGTCAAATTTTTAATTGTTGCTattgattattttacaaaatggatagaagcaatACCATTGGCAAAAATAACTTccgaaaaaatgattttttttgtatgaaaaaacatACTCTGCCGATTTGGTATTCCTCACTCCATTATAACTGATAATGGTAGACAATTCATAGATCAAACATTCACAACCTTCTTACAAAATTTCAAAATAGTTCAACAGTTCTCATCTGTAGAACATCCACAAACTAAAGGTTTAGCTGAGGCTGCCAATAAGATCATTTTACAGAGTCTCAGAAAAAAAACTTGAAGACTCCAAATGGGAATGGGCCGAGCTCGTCTCAGAAGTGCTATGGAGCTATAACACAACAGAAcaatcatcaacaaaggaaactCCTTTTAGGCTGGTATACGGATGTGATGCTGTGATACCTGTTGAGATCTCTATACAAAGTCCCAGAACTACAAGTATTAATGAAAATGACAATATTGAAAACAGAAAAAGTGAGCTTGACCTCATTGAAGAAAACTGAAACAAGTTAACACTACAAAAACTCACCGCAAAGCGAGCTGTAACTCAGAAatacaacaagaaactcaaaccGAGGACATTCTCAGAAGGCGACCTCGTCCTCGGGAGAATAAAGGATGTACGAAAATCACCAGGACACGGCAAGCTAAGCGCCAATTGGGAAGTCCCACTCCGGATTCATAAAGTCATCAGCAAAGGAGCCTACAAACTATAAAGACTTAATGGAACTATCCTACCAAATAATTGGAACATATCTTCTTTAAGAATTTATTTCAGTTAGTCTATAAATCGGGCATCGTGATGCACTCTTTTTCTTACTACCAGATTTCATCCCTAAAGAGGGTTTTGCtggagaggttttaatgaggcacacCACCCCGCACTTTTTCAGTTATCATCCTACGATACAACATACATAACCTAATTTCCATAATAAAGTCTCTATCCTACTCGGCCGAGTACTACCAACAAATAATACTAACTCAAAGTATGAGTATTCAAAAAGATTTTTCACAAAACCAAACATATAATTTAAACATGCGATCATATTTTAAACTACCAAATTCTTTTGGCTAAGTACTACAAGCCAACAGTCCAAACAAAAACTACATCAAACACAATTAATGGCTATAAGCCAGAAGTTCCAAAACACATACGCAACAATAATAGTCTActacaaaaaaataactaaacattTGGGTTCTCACCCTCCCCCCAACAcaatcctcatcatcatcaactAACTCCTCACCAACAACAATCTTGCACGAATCCATTGCAGATAAATCAGTAGCAGACGCCAGAAATTTCGCTTGCTCAACATCCCTCTCAAAACCAGCAGCGAACATCTTGAGGCCATGGTCTTCATTGCCAGTCTCGAGCTCTTTCTTCTCGGCCACCAGTACAGCCAGCCTGCTTTCAAAGCGGTTTTTTCCTCATCAAACTTCTTTCTGACATTTTCAGCAGCAGTTAACTTTCCTTGCAAAGAGTCCACCAAGTCCAAAGCAGTGCGAAGTTTGTTCCCTTTATCCAAATTATCCCGCATCAGCTGGTCCACAGTAGCTTTGTCAAACGAattcctagcctattttaactctTAATTTCGGCCGAGAGACATCAACCGAGCTCCCATCACCTGAAATAACAAACAATCAAATCAAACCAACACAAGATAACATTGCAAAGGGACAACAAGCAAATATATTATACCTGAAGATACTGACAAACGCCAATATCACCAACCTCTTGAACCAATTTGACATCAGCAGGACTTTGACAATATTCATCAGCAACCATCAATAGAGGAAAGTGTTCGCTCCACAATAAGGTGAGATCCTCATCTCCCTTATAACCATGCAATGCCTTGATTTTTCGTAAACTTCTTCACCTGGTCCAAGTCGACCTCCTTCCCACCAATTTTGTCATCAGCCAAACCCAccatcttttctttcttgttaTCTCGCCTTTTTCGTTTATAACTTACCTTCTTAGTAGGAGAGGGTTGATTACCTTCAATTCATTTCTCAGCCTTCGCATGACTACTAGACCCTTCTCTATCCACGTTCTTCGATCGAAAGAACACCTTCAAACTACTCGATGTCACTTTCGAAGCCTTCTCAACTGCAAAATACAAATATAAGGGTCATATCAAAAACCATAAAACAAAGTAGGCAAGTCCAAACAAAATCTTTACCTATATACTCTGAAACAGCATCTTTATCAGACTCCCACTCAAGAAGCTCCATAACAGACAACAAACCGGAAGAGAAAATACTGTTAAGCAAAAATTCTACcactatttaatttttatattccaTCTCATCCATTCCCAATATCTACCTAGGTCTAGGACACTAAAATAAAGGAAACTTCTCCAGCAAACAGTCATCCACATACTAGGAAAACTCATCCTCAGCAACACCAACCTTCTGAAACATTGATTTAAACCCCTTATAAGACGACTTATACAAGCTAAATATAGCTTGTCCAGGAGCACTGGCAAAGTTCAACCACCCACCCCTTTTCACACCCTTACACTGAAAGAGAGCAAAAAACACCTCCAGCGACGGTTCGAACTCGAGATATTCCATTAAAACCTCAAACGCCCTAACAAAAGCCCACGAGTTCGAGTGCAATTGAGAGGGCGCGCATTTAAATTACATCAACACTCCACATTCAAACTCAGTAAAGGGAAACCTAAAACTTAAGTTCACAAAAACGTaactataaataaagaaaaactcAAACCCCTCACCACGATGGTATACGCGATCATCAGCATTGCAAGACAAAAATTTCAAACTGATACCGCCACCTTTCCTAACCCACGAAGATGTTAAACCTAACTGAGATAAACTGCGATCATCATAAAAAACAGAAGCATACTCTTTCACCGACTCAGTCACCCACGCGGAGGGATAATTTGGATCCCACTCCGAAACTTCCTTCTTACCCCGACCCCTAGCGAACCTCCCTACCACAACccttttccctttctccatcTCAAAAACAAAGTGAAAGCAATAATGCAAACAGAAACTAAGCAAGAGTAACTAATATTTCTTACTCATCTTCAGCAAAAACACAGGAGATGTAAAAACACAAAAACGAGTACTCAAAGAGTCTAGTAAAAACCACCCACTAACCCATTATCCACACCTTCAGCAAGATAGAACATCACAACAAACCCTATCCGTTGATGAAAAAAACACACTACAAATCAACGGTCAACATTTATCACAGTTTCAATACCCAACGAGCATTAAATGAACCTGTCTTTTCCAAAACCCTCTCTTTCTTCAAAATAACTCGGGATAAATTACCGCGAAAAACCCAAGCGTtttcctatttttcaaaatttgcaaAAACCAAGTTGAACTTTGGGGCTTTAACTTTCTCCTATTTCGAGTTATACCTCTGAAGCTCAACCTGTTATAGCTCAGTTCCTCAAAACAGGTCTAGCTTGGGAGCTATGATCCGTTAACTCCAAAACCGACCTAACCCAGCCAAGCTCGGAATCAAAAACTGTTATAAGAGATAAACCTCCGAAAATCTCTCCAACCAAACCATCAGAATCTTAAATATCGGAGCATTAACAAAAGACTCCGTAAAACTAGCAACAATGATACGAATAACCACTTTAGAATAACTCAATATATACTAGTGAGCTACTAAGCCACAGGTACGCAATTCATTCCGTTTTACTCTAAATACTCTCACACTCTTAtttacttgagcgttggagtacCTTTGTAGGTGTCCAACACCGCCTCTCTAACAAGCAGATGATGTTCCACGCTCTTGTTCCAAGATTAGAACACCAGCGAAACCAGCTATACCTTAAAATATCCATATTCACGTAGGAACAAGACTAATAGTTAATAATTCCCGGATGACACATGAAATACACAACAATGTTCAATCCCAACAATGTTAAACGGAAGGTACTGTTATTGGTCAGTTAACTCATAACAAGTAGTAACAACTCGCAATTAGACTATAATCCCAAGACgataatacatatataaaacaaTGTAAATAATGGATATATTGGATGTTAATTTCACTAAATGTGCgaataattattctaatattaaaatttagatgagTAATTTAAAagtgtagtatatttttatttgattggtggttgtttatATTTTTCCAGAAAATATTGCTTACCTAACATAACCTATAAAGAtcaaatttttatagtttttataattgtttaatttatttgtttaaatcAAGTAATCAACTAGTCATATTTGGCATCAATATTCTaatatactttttaaatttatttacctTTCGTTATAGTAGTATAATTTAGATTAGATTTACATCTTTTGTCAAACTTGTGAACGCCGTGATAGACTCAACATCTAATAACTCTAGTATTGTCCGATAATTTTGAGTTGGAAAATACGAAGTTTGACTCCACCGAATTGCCGGCTCTAAGTTGTTAAgaagaaaagacacacaactttaatttcaattcccATGTATGTTTAAGATAAGTAATTATTCGAATTCGAATAACCTTTATCTTATAGTACCTCTCTTTTTGGTGCTAGTTAATAGTACTAGTATCGGAGTAATCTATCTTACTACTATAATATATGTCACAGAATAAATGATCTACACTTAATGGGATACAACACACAAGGAAAGAAACACGTTTCTGCACAAgctagatgccttgtccttgtgCTGTTTTGCATGTCATCAGCATGTGTAAGATACTAAGATGTGAATCTAGACATCGCACTAGTTTGGTTGAAAGTTGAAACTTGAAACTGGTTAGTGTTTGAGTtcctgcatgcacaaggcgggattcgaacctccaacacttgtttaagcggactagtgagctaaccactagaccaacctaaCTTAATTTTGAAGCTGGTTAATTGATTTGCAGTCTATGATTCTAACCCAAAAAGAAAGCCCACCTTTGTCGTGTTGAGTttgtatttaaaaagaaaattaaaaaaaaagtgaagtaGAAAATTAAGAGTAAAGATAGATGTGGttgtattattataattatatgtaGTTGAATCTAACCagagatataatttatatttttattaattttttataattatattttttattattatatttttttaatttttgtatgaaaaaaaatagtaaattatatttttataatttattttagtttatcacaaaataaaatataaaaacattaatttttgtgtctctgtctatagtgttttattttcaatattttgtattattttattctcataatcAACCACAACCTTACATCTTACTGCAATATAGTAATAATCGGTTCATGTAATAATGTTAGTAGTTAGTTACACACTTAAATTATTGGGTTAGTGGTTTACACTTTACACATAAATTTaaatcttctaaattttaaatttttacttgagagaataaaatatgattttttatttttaaatatttttttatattttttttaaattttacttataaaataaaaaaagtgaaaaattatttataaatatctaaaataaaatctaaattttaaaagattcaattttttttttttacacatatcactacttttcttttctttttttttcaattttattgac
Coding sequences within it:
- the LOC112802965 gene encoding U-box domain-containing protein 28, translating into MAKVRDKLYVTVPSLFRCPISMDVMRSPVSLCTGVTYDRSSIQRWLESGHDTCPATMQVLPSKDFIPNLTLHRLIRLWLLSAAGEPSSPLETRISAASDRLRALLAGIQTDAEDFAASLSELAEFSRFSAENRRVLVSFPGFDSAITRALAGSRSRIEALENVIAVLDLVLRENGSSDSGGVERIRRSILDCREDCLAAIAFALENGSAKSKVASVRVLEFLAGDFQSKRWIAETRGLLSQLVKLLYDGTEELNGAVLSLLASVSVTQSAKAELVRSEIVKALSKTLQSGASSSSMAEKCLKMLAVVATCADGRAAMGGDLSCAAAVVERLAKAGKAATEDAVAVLWSLCCLCGNEKVRDEVAKRNGVAVVLLVMQRGCEGHVRSMCVDLIKVLRKIELPLALRLSYDTKTTHIKPC